Sequence from the Gemmatimonadaceae bacterium genome:
GCGGTTGTATTCCCCAACCGCCGATTGCAGCCAGTGGTCGAACTTCTCGTCGCTCATCGCATCCGGCCCTTCGGCGTGGCCGTCGTCTTCAGATTCGTGGTTCATGCGCTCCATGCTCCTGCGAAATCCGCGAGCGCCTCGCGGAGTCGACCCCGGGCGCGAAAGAGCTGCGCCTTGGAGGTGCCGGCCTGGATGCCGAGCATCTGGCCGATTTCTTCGTGTGTGTAGCCTTCCACGTCGTGCAGGACAAACACCGTGCGGTAGCCTTCGGGGAGTGCATCGATGGCCCGGTGCAGCCGGTCCTTCAGGTCCGGGTCGGCGTGGCGCGGCGTCGTGCCTAACGACTCGGCGGCTTCGAGGACCGTTTCCCGCAGGCGCAACCGCTTGACCTTCCGCAAGCCGTTGAGTGCCACCGAGACGGCGATGGCGTGCAGCCAGGTGGAGAAGGCCGAGTCGCCCCGGAAGTCCGCCAGCCGCTCGAAAGCGCGGATGAAGGCTTCCTGGGTGAAGTCGCGCGCGAGTTCCTCGTCTCCCGCGAGGCGAAACGCCAGGCGGTAGATCCGGTCCACATTCGCCTCATAGAGCGCGCGCTGGGAGGGACGGTCGCCCATCCGTGCACGCTCGATCGTTGCGGCATCCGCTCGCTCGTTCACCCACCCACCGTTGGTTTGGCCGGCCGCGCGAGCGGCAGGGGACCGATCACGCGACCGCCCTTGGGACACGGGCTCCGCCGGAATGGTTGCGCGCCGCCGGGAGCGGCGCCATTGCCCTCGCCCACTGCGGCGAATGGGGCGCGGGATAAGGAAGTCGGGCACAGGGTCGCCGTTTGGCGAGCGGGGCGACAATTTGGCGCCCCATGTCCGCCACCCCCAACCCCCCCCAGACCGAGCACGACTCGGTCTGGTTGCGCTGGCTCATCGTCGTAGGCATCGCCCTCGCCATTGTCGCCTACGGTGCGCCGGCGGGAATCGCCCCCGAGGCGTGGCGCCTCTTCGCGATCTTCATCGCCACCATCGTCGGCTCCATCCTGCGCCCTGCCCCGGCCGGCGCCGTGGTCCTGTTCGGCGTCTGCGCGATCGCGGCGACGGGGGCGATGACGCCGGCCAACGCGCTCAAGGGGTACAGCGACCCGCTCGTCTGGCTGGTGCTGTGCGCCTTCTTCATCTCGCGCGGCGTGATGAAGACCGGGCTCGGCGAACGCATCGCCTACCTCTTCATCCGCGCCATCGG
This genomic interval carries:
- a CDS encoding RNA polymerase sigma factor; the protein is MGDRPSQRALYEANVDRIYRLAFRLAGDEELARDFTQEAFIRAFERLADFRGDSAFSTWLHAIAVSVALNGLRKVKRLRLRETVLEAAESLGTTPRHADPDLKDRLHRAIDALPEGYRTVFVLHDVEGYTHEEIGQMLGIQAGTSKAQLFRARGRLREALADFAGAWSA